In Tenebrio molitor chromosome 1, icTenMoli1.1, whole genome shotgun sequence, the sequence CAGCAAACACTTCACCGACTTCTGTAAGATTGCAGTTCTTGCTGATCTCATACTTAATCTCAGACGAATCGTGAATAAACGCAAAATCTGCATCTGTGTGTTCATCTACAATTCTAAACCCTTCTGAAGCGTTCTGGACAGGATTCGAGTCGTTTATTGCCAACAGAATGTGACCGTATTGTTCACGAATCGGATAGTCCCAAACGCGATACTGCGTATCATCTGTCGAAGCATTGAGAGTCAGCTCTTTCCACATTCTGGaaacacaatcaaaatttgaaCGGAATGGCGCAAGCTTCAGACCTGTATAAAGTGTCTTCGGCGTGCTTCATGTTGATGAAGTATTTGTGAGTGTCTGACTCTTTGACCACGgtgtagttgattctggacTGTTTGGCAAGTTGCTCCAGGGACTGGACCGGAGTCTGGAAGACTCAATTTTGCATTTGGAGGATGTGCAAAAGGGGAGGAATTACTTGCATGCGTTCCACTGTCAAGAATGCGGCCAAGTTTGCAGTGAACGTGGCCAGCATCAGGACGACGAACAACCAATAAGCTGCGACCAAAGTGCGGCCTGAGAGGGCCTTCGGGGCTTCGCCCCCGCCTTGTGGGGTAAAGGAAGTCAGGGCGAACCAGAAGCTCTCCTTCAAGGTAAACTCTCTGCAAGATTGTGTTGCAATTACGTTCGAACGTAATGAGGTGTTAATCACCTGCAAGGATAAGGATATGCCTCTTTGTTGTTCCTGGCACTGTACGGTGAATATTTATCAAGAAACCAGACCATAAATCCTGTCACGATTAGCGCCCCAACAATGCTCAGCCACACTTCCAGCTTGAGAACGGTCATAAACTTGAACAGCGACGTTTTCCGTACCGGTTTCCGCATCACTGGAAACTTACTCAAGTTGAGGAAAAAATGTGAAACTGAACGCATTAGGTACCGATTGTTATGCCGGTCTGTTCGAAATATGGGGCGACGTAGTCGATTACTTCTTCACGATCTGCGGTCATGATGAGCGCCGTGATGGCCAAGTCAGTCTCCTGCAAAATTCAAATGAACCCGAGAAGTACAACTTTGGGGGTAGTACCCCGGAGGCCAAATCTCCGACGACTCCGTCCCAAACTCCGTTTCGCTTCTTCCCGAAAGTACCACTCTTGGGTTCGACAAACTCGTACTGAAATCCCATCAGTCGGGCCAGTTCGTCGGTGAAGTCCACGCAGTACCCGGTCCAGAAGGTTTTGCCCGAAGAGTCGGTTTCTTTGTAGGACCACGGCAACGCCTACAAGAGATTGTTTGGACTGGAGAAAACTTGCACTGGAACGACTTTACGTGGGTTATTCCTATCCGGAAGAAAGCTGTGATGGGGTTGATTTTCTTGCCCTCCAAGACTGTAACCCCCTTCTTAAAATTGTAGCTGGCGACTTTTTCACTACTTTCTCCAACACCAACTTCTATGCTTCCGTTGAAATCAACACGCAACGCATTGTTCTCCTTGACAACCAAGTGATTTTGGTCCACCTCTTGCCCGAGGAGTTCGTAAAACCTATTGGTGCTTTGCGCGTTGTAATGAGCATCTTCGCAGCTTAAATTAGTTGTAAGCTCCGAGTTCTCAGTAACCATCGCGTACAAAACTCTCTTTATGATGTCTGTCGCCAAAATGAGAAAGCTCTCTTGCAGACTGAAATCGTGGGGACATTCGCAGGTCTCGCTTTTGAGAAACATGCAGCAGATGCTCTTGTCCACATAGAGCAGATTAATCGGCAAGTTTTTGATCAGTTGTTTGTTGAAGTTGTCGTACTGGAAGTCCAGGAAAACCAAATTCCATCTTTCCGGCAGCGTGACCAGATTCTCGTCGATGGCCTAAACTATTTCTGATCAAGTGCTAGAAGGGTTAGAAGGAAGAGTACCGTTTGGAAGAGTTCCtccatgttcgaggttgtcgCGACGATGGCGAAGTTATTGGGGATCGGTCTGATCGCCTTCAATCTGTTCGCAGTGGTCTTGTCCAGATTCTCCGATATTACCATTCGCAGAAGAGTGGTGTCGATCCAGAAGTAGAGTGCTTCGTCGACTTCTACAATCAAGATTAAGTGAAAGCGTTGTCACACTCCTGGGACCTTACTGGATGGGTCGTCGAAAATCAGAGTGACGTCTGTAGAGTTTCTGTGTTCTAAGTATTGGTCCAGGAGGCGCAACGAAGGACTGATCGAGATGTCTATTCTGACGTACGGAATACCAACATCTTGTGCTACTTTCTCGGCTTGGTCGCTCCCAGACCAAGTCAAATCCACGATCGTGGTGCCACCACTTGACAGACTCTCGCAAACTGCAAAACAAAGCTTTACCAGGAAGCTTCACTACAGAAGGGCTACCTCTGTTTTGGTCTTCATCGTCGCCCTTGAGGTCCACCAGTACTGGGTCCAACTGAATGTCGATTTGATTTACTTTCAAGGAATTTTCAAACCATGCAGCGACGAAATCTTGGTCGGGCTCTTTCAGAACAACTGCAAGACATGATTGTTTTATCGCAGACTAAATATGGAgaaagatattttaatcatttattttgtaattaattgcAAATCCGGTTGGCGACTTTCTTCACACGCCTGAAGGCAGTTAGCTGCtttgataaataattaatgctctttgtttataatttttgcgatcTGAATATTGTTTCGTTGGCTAATTAACCTTGCGCCGCCTTCTTTCTCCTTGCGCACgcttgcattttaaaaaattgttcaacTCCCGGTTTGGGTCGTGCTTCGTTAACTATCTCAATTTATTTAGTTTCTTTTCAGTGCCCGAACGATTGTGGTGAAATAATTGTtgcgaataattttttaaagcgAAATGAAAGTTTGCATCAGTTTTTACTGTACAGATGAAGTCTTGCTCTTGCGCTCTAGTTATTGACTCTTACTTTCCAAATTATACTGTAGTGTGATTAAGACAGTTTGTGTTCATAATTCTTCGCGTGCGTTTTATCACCCAACAATTATAATAATGGAACTGCTATTTGTATGATAGAACATCGATAAGacactttttaaaatgtgcacTATTCGTAATTCacctttaaaataattgttattattgctGACCCGTGTTGCTCACAAAGGGACCTTCGACCTTCTTAAGGTAAGTGTTTAatacacatttataaatttcACTAATTACCTGTTACACTAACTACCATTTTAATTCTTTTgcacaataaattttcaaaaacaattttcaaaaatcttttacTACTTCTCGCAATTACCTGTTTTAGATGAAATGGAAATAATACCGGTGATGCTAGTCTTTGGCCTGCTGAGGAGCTTCGAAGCCACGCATTGCGACAAAGAACTGAACTACCACACAGATTACGCTTATGGATTCGACATCACCTGTGAGGGTCTCTCCGACGCCACCCAGGACATGCTCAAGCAAATCTCAGTGGACCAAGAGGTGGTTCTCAAGATAAACAATTCCAATTTAACCAAAGTGACTTCAGATTTATTTTCTGAGGTCGAACAGATCAGATACCTTTGGATAAGTAATTCAACATTTCTTCTCGAACCAAACGAAAAACCTTTTACCAATCTGGCAAATCTTGAACATCTTACTGTAGAAAACACAAGGTTTAACGACTTGAACTCGCGTGTGCTGAACGGTTTGGACAATTTAAAAGAATTGAATTTGGTTAACGTCAGTTTGAGAGTTGTC encodes:
- the LOC138141245 gene encoding uncharacterized protein; this encodes MVVSVTVVLKEPDQDFVAAWFENSLKVNQIDIQLDPVLVDLKGDDEDQNRVCESLSSGGTTIVDLTWSGSDQAEKVAQDVGIPYVRIDISISPSLRLLDQYLEHRNSTDVTLIFDDPSKVDEALYFWIDTTLLRMVISENLDKTTANRLKAIRPIPNNFAIVATTSNMEELFQTVLFLLTLLALDQK
- the LOC138130389 gene encoding ionotropic receptor 25a-like; translated protein: MFLKSETCECPHDFSLQESFLILATDIIKRVLYAMVTENSELTTNLSCEDAHYNAQSTNRFYELLGQEVDQNHLVVKENNALRVDFNGSIEVGVGESSEKVASYNFKKGVTVLEGKKINPITAFFRIGITHALPWSYKETDSSGKTFWTGYCVDFTDELARLMGFQYEFVEPKSGTFGKKRNGVWDGVVGDLASGETDLAITALIMTADREEVIDYVAPYFEQTGITIVMRKPVRKTSLFKFMTVLKLEVWLSIVGALIVTGFMVWFLDKYSPYSARNNKEAYPYPCREFTLKESFWFALTSFTPQGGGEAPKALSGRTLVAAYWLFVVLMLATFTANLAAFLTVERMQTPVQSLEQLAKQSRINYTVVKESDTHKYFINMKHAEDTLYRMWKELTLNASTDDTQYRVWDYPIREQYGHILLAINDSNPVQNASEGFRIVDEHTDADFAFIHDSSEIKYEISKNCNLTEVGEVFAERPYAVAVQQGSHLQDEISKTILNLQKDRFFEQLQAKYWNHSSKGSCPTTDDNEGITLESLGGVFIATLFGLALAMVTLVGEVLYYRRKRKVQSSEKKKSKVVSVPETWKPGNLPVALVNKEKPPVTFGTEFKPVDRNRDLSDLGHIKLYPRARNRITQVTNN